The DNA sequence CGACGCCGTGCTGCACGCGGTGCGCGAGGGCGTGCTGATCGTCGACGGCGACGGGCGGCTGGCCCTGGCGAACGACGAGGCGCGCAGGCTGCTCGACCTTCCCGCGGACGCGGAGGGACGCGCCGTGTCCGCCGTCGAGGTCGACCCCGGGCTGGCCCGGCTGCTCGCCGAGGGCCGCAGCGCCACCGACGAGGTGTACGTCGCGCGGGGCCGGCTCCTGGCCGTGAGCCAGCGTCCGACCGACCGGGACGGCGGGCCCTCGGGGGCCGTCGTCACGCTGCGGGACACCACCGAGCTCCAGGCCCTCGCGGGCCGGGCCGACGTGGCCCGGCAGCGGCTGCGGCTGCTCTACGACGCCGGGCTGCGCATCGGCAGCCGCCTCGACGTGGTGCACACCTCGCAGGAGCTGGCGGACTTCGCCGTGCCGCGGTTCGCCGACTACGTCGCCGTCGACCTCGCCGAGCCCGTGCTGCGCGGGGAGGAACCCTCCCAGGGTGACCCCGAGCTGCGCCGGGTCGCCTTCCGGGGCGTGCGGGACGACATCCCGTTCCTGCCGCTCGGTGAGCTGATCCGCTTCTCCCCCGCCACGCCCCAGGGCGCCGGTTTCCGTTCGGGCAGGCCGGTCCTGGAACCGGGCATGGCGGACTTCGGCGGCTGGCACGAGCCGGACCCCGAGCGGGCGCGGAGAGTCGTCGAGTCCGGTATCCATTCGATGATCACGGTGCCGCTGCGCGCCCGCGGTGTCGTCCTGGGTGTCGCCTCCTTCTACCGGGCGCGCAAGCCCGAGCCGTTCGAGGAGGACGACGTGGCGCTCGGCGAGGAGCTGGTGGCCCGCGCCGCGGTGAGCATCGACAACGCGCGCCGCTACACCCGCGAACACGTTCTGGCGGCCACGCTCCAGCGCAGCCTGCTCCCCCGGGCGCTGCCGGAGCAGAACGCGCTCGACGTCGCCCACCGCTATCTGCCCGCGCAGGCGGGGCGCGGCGGGGTCGGCGGCGACTGGTTCGACGTCATCCCGCTGCCCGGCGCGCGGGTGGCGCTGGTGGTGGGTGACGTGGTCGGCCACGGGCTGCACGCCGCCGCCACCATGGGACGGCTGCGTACGGCGGTGCACAACTTCTCCACCCTCGACCTGCCCCCCGACGAGCTGCTGTGGCACATGGACGACCTGGTCACCCGGATCGACCAGGACGAGAGCGGGGAGGTGGAGACGGCCCCGGTCACCGGGGCCACCTGCCTGTACGTCGTCTACGACCCGTCGACCCGCTGGTGCACGCTGGCCCGCGCCGGGCATCTGCAGCCGGCCGTCGTCCACCCGGACGGACGGGTCCGCTTCGTCGACGTACCCGCCGGTCCGCCGCTCGGTCTCGGCGGTCTCCCCTTCGAGTCCGCGGCGCTGCGGTTGCCGCCCGGCAGCAGTCTGGTGCTGTACACCGACGGGCTGGTGGAGGACCGGCACCGGGACATCGACGAGGGGCTGGACCTGCTGCTGCGGGCGCTGACCGGCTCGGCCGGTGCCCCGGAGGAGGCGTGCGACGCGGTGCTGCGGGCGATGCTGCCCGAGCGTCCCCGCGACGACGTCGCGCTGCTGATCGCCCGTACCCGCGCGCTGGACGCCGGCCACACCGCCGCGTGGGACGTCCCGTCCGATCCGTCCGCCGTCGCCGCGGTGCGCTCGGCGGTCACCCGGACGATGGCCGGCTGGGGGCTGGAGGAGGAGGCCTTCGTCACCGAGCTGATCGTCAGCGAGCTGGTCACCAACGCCGTCCGGCACGCCTCGCCGCCCATCCGGGTGCGCCTCATCCGCGACCGCACCCTGATCTGCGAGGTGTCCGACGGCAGCAGCACCTCCCCGCACCTGCGCCGGGCCGCCACCACCGACGAGGGCGGACGCGGGCTCTTCCTCGTCGCACGGTTCGCCGAGCGGTGGGGCACGCGGTACACGGCGAACGGCAAGGTCATCTGGACGGAGCAGCCCCTGCCGGACGGGCGGCGGGCCGGGGGGAGGTGAGCGGGCGCCCTGGAGGGGGCCGGGGCGGACGCCGGGGTCAGGCGGAGAGGGAGATGCGGGCGGTGATGCTCTTGCCGGCCGGCTCCTGCCGTACGTCCAGGGCCTGGGCGACGGCCATCACGATCTCCAGTCCGTGCTGGCCCACCCGGCCGGGATCCGCGTCCCGGGGCACCGGTGCCGCCGGGTTGCCGTCCCGCACGACGACCTCGACGGCGTTGTCGGAGACCAGCAGGTCCAGTCCGACGGGGCCGGGCGCGTACTTGCGGGCGTTGGTGACCAGCTCGCTCACGACGAGCTGGGTGACCTCCACCACCCGGGTCGACACGGGCGTGCCGTCCTCCGCCCGCACCCGGGCCAGGAACGCGGCGGCGAGATGGCGGGCCTGCGCTATCCAGGCGCCGTCATCCTCCAGGGCGTACGACGCCCGCAGCCGCGGTGCGCCTGGCACCGTGTCCCCCTCGTCGACTGGAACTGGTTCCATCCGGTCCGCCTTCACTCACCGATCACACCGCGCGACTACCCTCATCGCTCCCCCGCACGCCACTGAAGTGTGACAGGTGTCTCGGACATCGCGGCTTCGCGGTCGGCCGTCGTCTCAGCCGGCCGTGCCGGGGGCCGTGCGCGAGGGGATCCCGGCGCGGGTCCGGGCGGCGTCCGGCGGGGCGGTGGGGCGGCGCCGGCGGTGGGCGGGAGCGCGGGGCGGAGGACGGCCGCCCCGTGTCTCGGCGGCCATCATGCCGACGCCGGCGAGCAGGTCCTCGTCCCGGGCCACCCGCCGCAGCCGGTGTGCCGCGCTCCCCGTCCGCAGGGCCTCCTCCAGGAGCGCGCGTACGGTGTCGTGGTCGCCGGACGCCTCCAGTGCCGGGCGCAGCCGGCGCAGCATCCCGCGCAGGACCACGGGTGCCGGGGCCGGACGGCGGGTGAGCGGATCGACGAGTTCTCCTTCGAGGCCGGAGCGCGCGGCCCGCCAAGCGGCGGCGCGCAGCCACTCGTGGTGCCCGTCGCACCGGGGTGCCCGTCCGCGTTCCAGGCGGTCACGGGCGTCCCGGACCAGCGCGCGGAACAGCCCGGCGACCAGGACCACCGTCCCGGCCCGCGGGCACGCGTCGCAGATCCGCAGTTCCAGCGTGCGCTGGTGGGCCGACGGCCGTACGTCCTGGTACAGCATCCCGGTGTCGGTGATGACGCCGGAGCCGATCAGCTCGTCCACGGCGGCGTCGTACTCGGCGGCGCTCCGGTAGCAGCCGGCCGGTCCGGCGGTCGGCCAGCGCTGCCAGAGCATGGTGCGCCAGCTGGCGTATCCGGTGTCCGAGCCCAGCCAGAACGGTGAGCTGGCCGACAGTGCCAGCAGGGGCGGCAGCCAGGGTGAGAGCGGGCACA is a window from the Streptomyces capillispiralis genome containing:
- a CDS encoding SpoIIE family protein phosphatase/ATP-binding protein; its protein translation is MAGFLGRLRPVVTTRPVAHQVFALQVVIVLLLALAAAAALVLQARADTEREARNRALAVARTFSQAPGVRGALAAENPSAELQPWAEAARRASEVDFIVVMTPQGIRHTHPNPAQIGRHYIGTIGPAAEGGTVRETVTGTLGPSTRAVVPVTGPDGTVVGLVSAGITLERVSETANHQVPLLLSATGVALGLSVLGTGLVSRRLRQQTHGLEPAEMTRMYEHHDAVLHAVREGVLIVDGDGRLALANDEARRLLDLPADAEGRAVSAVEVDPGLARLLAEGRSATDEVYVARGRLLAVSQRPTDRDGGPSGAVVTLRDTTELQALAGRADVARQRLRLLYDAGLRIGSRLDVVHTSQELADFAVPRFADYVAVDLAEPVLRGEEPSQGDPELRRVAFRGVRDDIPFLPLGELIRFSPATPQGAGFRSGRPVLEPGMADFGGWHEPDPERARRVVESGIHSMITVPLRARGVVLGVASFYRARKPEPFEEDDVALGEELVARAAVSIDNARRYTREHVLAATLQRSLLPRALPEQNALDVAHRYLPAQAGRGGVGGDWFDVIPLPGARVALVVGDVVGHGLHAAATMGRLRTAVHNFSTLDLPPDELLWHMDDLVTRIDQDESGEVETAPVTGATCLYVVYDPSTRWCTLARAGHLQPAVVHPDGRVRFVDVPAGPPLGLGGLPFESAALRLPPGSSLVLYTDGLVEDRHRDIDEGLDLLLRALTGSAGAPEEACDAVLRAMLPERPRDDVALLIARTRALDAGHTAAWDVPSDPSAVAAVRSAVTRTMAGWGLEEEAFVTELIVSELVTNAVRHASPPIRVRLIRDRTLICEVSDGSSTSPHLRRAATTDEGGRGLFLVARFAERWGTRYTANGKVIWTEQPLPDGRRAGGR
- a CDS encoding ATP-binding protein: MEPVPVDEGDTVPGAPRLRASYALEDDGAWIAQARHLAAAFLARVRAEDGTPVSTRVVEVTQLVVSELVTNARKYAPGPVGLDLLVSDNAVEVVVRDGNPAAPVPRDADPGRVGQHGLEIVMAVAQALDVRQEPAGKSITARISLSA
- a CDS encoding carboxylate-amine ligase; translation: MTVRIGAEEEFHVVDVESGRLVPGAAPLLERLGGAGFTRELHRSVVERNSQVHDTLDGLYDDLCAARRRLDSAAAPFGLAPVAAGTPPLARVTSRDITPEPRYRRMADDYRRVADEQLICSAQIHVDVPDRDTAVRAMCPLSPWLPPLLALSASSPFWLGSDTGYASWRTMLWQRWPTAGPAGCYRSAAEYDAAVDELIGSGVITDTGMLYQDVRPSAHQRTLELRICDACPRAGTVVLVAGLFRALVRDARDRLERGRAPRCDGHHEWLRAAAWRAARSGLEGELVDPLTRRPAPAPVVLRGMLRRLRPALEASGDHDTVRALLEEALRTGSAAHRLRRVARDEDLLAGVGMMAAETRGGRPPPRAPAHRRRRPTAPPDAARTRAGIPSRTAPGTAG